In one Hyphomicrobium sp. 99 genomic region, the following are encoded:
- a CDS encoding response regulator transcription factor, which yields MSRDSLVIPIQEINARMTAKIEVTIADQNPVVRAGLEALIARDGRFTVCGIHATGESLISALKTKPVEIAVVGWTLPDMTGGAVLARAKQEKWQTRIIIYTGERSHDVLRTSIKSGAWGFVSKTEDPQVLLEAVVSVARGRLSLPYVDIDLLNHDPLEGLTARERELLAALANGWTNLQIAARTGISRNTVKYHLKNLYDKLGVSNRAMAVALHVSVNRNEQ from the coding sequence ATGAGCCGAGATTCGCTCGTTATCCCCATCCAGGAGATCAATGCACGGATGACCGCCAAGATCGAGGTCACGATCGCCGATCAAAATCCGGTCGTTCGTGCAGGTCTGGAAGCACTGATCGCACGCGATGGACGCTTCACCGTCTGCGGGATCCACGCGACCGGAGAGAGCCTGATCAGCGCCCTCAAGACGAAGCCGGTTGAGATCGCAGTCGTCGGGTGGACGTTGCCGGACATGACGGGCGGCGCCGTGCTCGCCCGCGCCAAACAGGAAAAATGGCAGACGCGGATCATCATCTACACGGGCGAGCGCTCGCACGATGTTTTGCGGACGTCGATAAAGAGCGGCGCGTGGGGGTTCGTTTCGAAGACCGAGGATCCGCAAGTTTTGCTGGAAGCGGTTGTTTCCGTCGCGCGTGGCCGCTTGTCGCTGCCCTACGTGGACATCGACCTTTTGAATCACGATCCGCTGGAAGGTCTGACGGCACGCGAGCGTGAATTGCTTGCTGCACTTGCGAACGGCTGGACCAACTTACAAATCGCGGCCCGTACCGGCATCTCGCGTAATACGGTGAAATATCATCTGAAAAATTTGTACGACAAACTCGGCGTATCGAATCGCGCCATGGCTGTTGCACTGCACGTGTCGGTTAACCGTAATGAGCAGTAG
- a CDS encoding outer membrane protein, whose protein sequence is MAGTALLSQAGVAMAQSLPDEVKPIGNLSSPYNLIVPNYVERPLPSSWEGFYWKPSLGFNTLSFSTSGGRLRDADGITLGASAGYDFRYNDFLFGPTADLSYDFLYGDSSRIDGISGYKGHVDFDGSVGGRVGYLLWDRTLIYATGGYAFANLEVRNGSLGASDSNMMSGWTAGGGIEYLWSDNNRLRFEYRRVEFSGASFDSLPAGHDEVEASMNKFSFGFVHRF, encoded by the coding sequence TTGGCCGGAACGGCGTTATTGTCACAAGCAGGCGTTGCAATGGCGCAGAGTCTTCCGGATGAAGTGAAGCCCATAGGCAATCTGAGCAGCCCCTATAACCTCATCGTCCCGAACTATGTCGAAAGGCCGCTCCCATCGTCCTGGGAAGGTTTCTACTGGAAACCGTCGCTCGGCTTTAACACCCTGTCATTCAGCACCAGTGGCGGTCGGCTGAGGGACGCTGACGGCATCACGCTCGGAGCCTCGGCCGGATACGATTTCCGCTACAATGACTTCCTTTTCGGACCTACTGCCGATTTGAGCTACGATTTTCTGTATGGCGACAGCTCCCGCATAGACGGCATCTCCGGATACAAGGGCCACGTCGATTTCGACGGGTCGGTCGGTGGCAGGGTGGGGTATTTATTGTGGGATCGCACCCTGATTTACGCGACCGGCGGCTACGCCTTCGCCAATTTGGAAGTCAGAAATGGCTCTCTCGGTGCCAGCGACTCCAATATGATGTCCGGATGGACTGCCGGCGGCGGCATCGAGTATCTTTGGAGCGACAATAATCGCCTGCGCTTCGAATACCGGCGCGTCGAGTTCTCCGGCGCGAGCTTCGATTCGTTGCCAGCCGGCCACGACGAGGTGGAAGCCTCGATGAATAAGTTCAGCTTCGGCTTCGTCCACCGCTTCTGA